A genomic region of Rhodohalobacter sp. 614A contains the following coding sequences:
- a CDS encoding HAD family hydrolase, translating into MNRTKAVIFDFDGVVLDSANIKTEAFLELFKEFPEYQQAIKEYHIEHQGITRYKKFEWIYSELLNKPYNEEIKEKLGKGFSELVFKKIMKADALPGAIEFLESLKNNIPAYIASGTPDIELNKIVKGRHFETYFKAVYGSDISKEEAIDRVADLESAKNSEMLFIGDAITDYKAATSRDVPFIAVYSDEMKEYWQNRGIEPVNNLMEIHEKMDQLVLDE; encoded by the coding sequence ATGAATAGAACAAAAGCGGTAATATTCGATTTTGACGGTGTAGTGCTCGATTCGGCAAACATCAAAACGGAAGCATTTCTTGAACTTTTTAAAGAGTTTCCGGAGTATCAACAAGCAATTAAAGAATATCATATTGAGCATCAGGGAATTACCCGCTATAAAAAATTTGAATGGATTTATTCTGAATTGTTAAACAAGCCTTACAATGAAGAGATAAAAGAAAAACTTGGCAAAGGTTTCTCAGAGTTAGTTTTTAAAAAAATAATGAAGGCCGATGCCCTTCCTGGCGCAATTGAATTTCTTGAATCTCTTAAAAATAATATTCCGGCATATATAGCATCTGGAACACCCGATATCGAGCTCAATAAAATTGTAAAAGGGCGCCATTTTGAGACGTATTTTAAAGCCGTTTATGGCTCGGATATTTCCAAAGAAGAGGCGATTGACCGGGTTGCAGATCTGGAATCCGCCAAAAATTCGGAAATGCTTTTTATCGGTGATGCCATCACAGACTACAAAGCAGCTACTTCTCGGGATGTTCCATTTATTGCTGTATATTCTGATGAAATGAAAGAGTATTGGCAAAACAGGGGTATAGAACCCGTCAACAATTTAATGGAGATCCATGAAAAAATGGATCAGCTTGTGCTTGATGAATAA
- a CDS encoding NAD-dependent epimerase/dehydratase family protein gives MSKKLNVLVTGGAGFLGSHISDELSDRGHNVTITDLEESKWIRDDQEMAVGDITDNDFLEQVMEGKDVVYHLAALADLNAAKTRPVETAKINVLGTVNLLDMAVKKGVKRVVFASSVYVYSREGGFYRCSKQACENYIEEFNNIYDLDYTILRYGSLYGPRTDESNGVYRLLKQAMEQSEVQHRGAPEDKREYIHVLDAAKLSVDILDDEFKNTHVVITGNDVLRIEDLFYMFSEILGKNIHQTYIEGEEWDGHYRVTPYTFTPKTGKKLTTPHYVDMGQGILQVIEDIYRKINSAKGKKN, from the coding sequence ATGAGTAAAAAGTTGAATGTACTGGTAACCGGCGGCGCTGGTTTTTTGGGAAGCCATATTAGTGATGAATTGTCCGACAGAGGACATAACGTTACAATAACCGACCTTGAAGAGTCCAAATGGATCCGTGATGACCAGGAAATGGCCGTAGGAGACATCACTGATAACGACTTTCTTGAACAGGTGATGGAAGGTAAAGATGTGGTCTACCATTTGGCGGCACTTGCAGACCTGAATGCAGCCAAAACCCGTCCTGTTGAGACGGCAAAAATCAACGTACTTGGCACCGTGAATCTTCTTGACATGGCTGTGAAAAAGGGAGTAAAGCGAGTGGTTTTTGCAAGTAGCGTCTATGTTTATAGCCGCGAAGGTGGTTTTTACCGTTGCAGTAAACAGGCCTGTGAGAACTATATTGAGGAATTTAACAACATCTACGATCTGGATTATACCATTCTTCGCTATGGAAGTTTGTATGGCCCGCGAACGGATGAATCAAATGGCGTATATCGACTTTTAAAACAGGCAATGGAACAGAGTGAAGTGCAACATCGTGGTGCGCCCGAAGACAAGCGGGAATATATTCATGTTTTAGATGCCGCGAAGTTATCGGTAGATATTCTGGACGATGAATTTAAAAATACGCATGTGGTTATTACCGGTAATGATGTTCTAAGAATTGAAGATCTGTTTTATATGTTCTCGGAGATTTTGGGGAAAAATATTCATCAAACCTACATTGAAGGTGAAGAGTGGGACGGCCATTACAGGGTTACGCCCTATACATTCACACCAAAAACGGGAAAAAAATTAACCACCCCACATTATGTAGATATGGGGCAGGGAATCTTACAGGTAATTGAAGACATATACCGAAAGATAAATTCAGCCAAAGGGAAAAAAAATTAA
- the pgl gene encoding 6-phosphogluconolactonase yields the protein MLNQQNDGSFNLNIFDSPENAASSLAQQIIDQTLEIIEKQGSCVWAVSGGSTITKLYDALLLHDEALREICNKLTVIWVDERVVPHTHQDSNFGSAYNYFWSKYKDANLIPVPYQQDAEEAAKVYDSVLSENGVEPGNVDITILGMGTDGHTASLFPGNSALMERNKKIVFVEDSSVQQPRVSLTFPFINSSRHIYLLFYGAGKAHTFQQAVNSGSVDDYPVLGIKRANLGIYIDQDLTF from the coding sequence ATGTTGAATCAACAAAATGATGGCTCATTCAATTTGAATATATTTGATTCGCCTGAAAATGCAGCTTCTTCTCTTGCTCAACAGATCATAGATCAAACTCTTGAAATTATTGAGAAACAAGGGAGTTGTGTGTGGGCTGTATCCGGCGGCAGCACAATTACAAAACTCTACGATGCATTGCTTCTCCACGATGAAGCTCTGCGAGAGATCTGCAATAAACTAACAGTGATTTGGGTGGATGAAAGAGTCGTTCCCCATACCCATCAGGATAGCAATTTTGGAAGTGCATATAATTATTTTTGGAGCAAATACAAAGATGCCAATCTTATTCCTGTTCCTTATCAACAAGATGCAGAGGAAGCAGCAAAAGTATATGATTCAGTTTTATCTGAAAATGGAGTTGAACCAGGTAACGTTGACATCACTATTTTAGGAATGGGTACAGACGGCCATACCGCATCGCTTTTTCCAGGGAATTCTGCTCTGATGGAGAGAAATAAAAAAATCGTGTTCGTTGAAGATTCCTCAGTTCAACAGCCAAGGGTTTCTCTGACATTTCCATTTATCAACTCATCCAGACATATCTACCTTCTTTTTTATGGAGCCGGCAAAGCTCACACATTCCAACAGGCAGTAAATTCGGGCTCTGTTGATGACTACCCGGTTCTGGGCATTAAGAGAGCCAATTTGGGGATTTATATAGATCAGGATCTGACCTTTTAA
- a CDS encoding phosphoglycerate dehydrogenase — protein sequence MLVQVTTSTFGKAGSKPVDYLNSKGIPFKTNPYGRKLTEDEAIEVISGADAVIAGTEPLTENVLKQLPDLKIISRCGTGMNNVDLDVAKELGIKVFNTPTVHVDAVAELALAGTLATLRSFVKNDQTVRSGEWKKSMGRSLYDKNVGMVGFGKVGRRFCELLNPFTSNLFFFDPFLDERTSVLNDAKRVTLDQLFENSDIISLHVPYTKENHHMINAENLSLVKKNVTIVNTSRGGLINEEDLYMFLQDNTEAGAYLDVFENEPYDGRLKELDNVILSPHVGTSTKETREEMELEAAMNLVNALENE from the coding sequence ATGCTTGTACAAGTAACCACATCTACCTTTGGCAAAGCAGGCTCCAAACCTGTCGATTACCTAAACAGCAAAGGCATTCCCTTTAAAACAAATCCCTATGGACGCAAGCTTACCGAGGACGAAGCTATTGAAGTGATTTCCGGTGCGGATGCAGTTATTGCCGGCACAGAGCCGCTTACTGAAAACGTATTGAAGCAACTGCCGGATTTGAAAATTATTTCAAGATGTGGAACGGGAATGAACAATGTAGATTTGGATGTAGCCAAAGAACTTGGAATCAAAGTATTCAATACACCCACTGTTCATGTTGATGCCGTCGCAGAATTGGCTTTAGCCGGTACACTTGCAACACTTCGGAGTTTTGTAAAGAACGATCAAACCGTTCGAAGTGGCGAATGGAAAAAAAGTATGGGGCGGTCTCTGTATGATAAAAATGTAGGAATGGTCGGTTTTGGAAAAGTGGGTCGAAGATTTTGTGAATTGCTGAATCCTTTTACATCAAACCTGTTTTTTTTCGATCCCTTTTTGGATGAGAGAACGTCTGTTTTGAATGACGCAAAACGGGTAACACTCGATCAGCTTTTTGAAAATTCGGATATTATTTCTCTTCATGTTCCATATACAAAAGAGAATCACCATATGATAAATGCAGAAAATCTGAGCCTGGTGAAGAAAAATGTTACCATTGTAAACACTTCCCGTGGCGGACTTATAAATGAAGAAGATCTATATATGTTTTTGCAGGACAATACTGAGGCTGGAGCATATCTTGATGTCTTTGAAAATGAACCGTATGATGGGCGTTTAAAGGAATTGGATAACGTAATTCTTTCGCCGCATGTTGGAACATCCACAAAAGAAACACGGGAAGAGATGGAACTTGAAGCAGCTATGAACCTTGTCAATGCACTTGAGAATGAGTAA